TCAAAGTTTTACTAACATTACACAGATATCCCTGGTCACCTTACTATCTTCCAACATCTTACCTAGGCTTGCTGCTTTTGTTTGGGTCATATATTTAACTCGCTCATTAGAGGACATTCTGTTTTTTCCAAGACCAACAAAAAAGCAACGAAATTGCTGTATTATTAAAGGACTGTTATagaagtttttttatccTCTCTTTGTTTCCATTATTCTTATTCCTATTTTTTCGTTGCTTACTTTTGATATCCACTATGAGCTTTTCCACCATAAATAGCAACGTCAATAAAACCACCGGCGatagcaataataacaCCACCGAGAACAGTTCGACTGCAGACCTTTTAGGAATGGACTTGTTGCAGAGCGGGCCTCGACTGATGAACACGATGCAGCCAAACAACTCTTCTGACATGCTGCACATTAACAACAAGACTAATAACGTTCAACAACCAGCTGGAAACACAAATATCAGCAGTGCTAATGCGGGAGCAAAGGCTCCAGCAAATGAGTTCGTAAGAAAACTGTTCAGGATACTGGAAAACAATGAATATCCTGACATTGTAACTTGGACTGAGAACGGCAAAAGTTTCGTCGTTTTGGACACAGGAAAGTTCACTACGCATATATTGCCTAATCACTTCaaacattcaaattttgCATCTTTTGTAAGGCAACTAAACAAGTATGACTTTCACAAGGTTAAGAGAAGTCCCGAGGAAAGACAGAGATGTAAATATGGCGAACAAAGTTGGGAGTTTCAGCATCCAGAATTTAGAGTCCATTACGGAAAAGGTCTCGATAAcatcaaaaggaaaattccGGCGCAAAGGAAAGTGCTTTTGGATGAATCTCAAAAGGCTCTTTTGCATTTCAATAGTGAAGGCACTAACCCCAACAATCCTTCTGGGTCTCTTTTGAATGAATCCACCACAGAGCTGTTGTTAAGCAATACCGTAAGTAAAGATGCATTTGGAAATCTAAGAAGGCGAGTAGACAAACTACAAAAGGAGTTGGATATGTCCAAAATGGAGAGTTATGCTACTAAAGTAGAACTACAAAAGTTGAACTCGAAATACAATACGGTTATCGAAAGTTTGATAACATTCAAGAccataaatgaaaatttacTCAACAACTTCAACACTCTGTGTTCCACTTTGGCAAATAATGGTATTGAAGTGCCAATATTTGGCGACAATGGAAACCGTAACCCAACTGGTAATACCAACccagcaacaacaacagctATCCaaagcaacaacaacaccaACAATGCTTCTCCGGCAACATCTACAGTTTCCTTACAACTACCTAATTTACCCGATCAGAATAGCCTAACACCAAATGCTCAAAATAACACAGTCACGCTACGAAAAGGTTTCCATGTACTGTTGGTGGAAGATGACGCAGTGTCTATACAGTTGtgttcaaaatttttacgGAAATATGGCTGTACTGTCCAAGTTGTCAGCGACGGTCTTTCAGCTATCTCAACACTAGAGAAGTATAGGTATGATTTGGTTTTAATGGACATTGTTATGCCAAACCTAGATGGTGCCACAGCGACATCCATTGTCAGAAGTTTTGATAATGAGACTCCCATCATTGCCATGACAGGTAACATTATGAATCAAGACTTGATCACATACTTACAACATGGAATGAATGATATCTTGGCCAAACCATTCACGAGGGATGATTTACACTCAATTTTAATACGTTATCTAAAGGACCGTATTCCTTTATGCGAACAGCAATTACCACCTCGCAACTCTTCGCCACAAACTCATTCCAACACCAATACTGCTAATTCGAATCCTAATACGATTAATGAACAGTCGTTAGCCATGTTACCACAAGATAATCCGTCAACTACTACCCCTGTTACCCCAGGTGCCTCTATATCTTCTGCACAGCATGTTCAACAAGGTCAACAAGAACAGCAGcatcaaattttccatgctcagcagcagcagcagcatcACAACGCCATTGCTAATGCTAGGTCAGACGTAGCCATACCGAATTTGGAACATGAAATCAACACTGTACCACATTCCTCAATGGGTTCCACTCCGCAATTACCACAATCTACACTTCAAGAAAACCAGCTAtcataaaattttacaaataGCCTTGCGTCTAAGTTAGCAGAGGACATTCTGTATTCCTGAGGagtttctttatatttattatgTGATCTTGGAGgattatcattttcttttcgttcAATATTTTATCCCCTTCAGTTATTTCCAGTTATCTACATCAAAatgtttgaattttatttctttctgcCGCTCTCAAATTCActctcatttcttttttctttgtttttcttatatttactatatatatatatatatatatatatatatagccaaaaacaataacagACACAGTAATTTAGTATGCGTTTATCTCTTATCTTTCATCCACTGCGACCGAAACGTTTGAATCGAATCTGACTGAGGTTTTTCTTACATTCCCTTGTGTATCAACAGTTTCTGGTATGTCTaattcaaattcttttccattcttcagtatttcttttaaatcTGGCTGGGCCTCTCTCATGGAAGATTTACGATTACCAGTTGATTTCTTAGAGCCATCTTCACTACTATCATTGGAATCTATTTTTTCTACTCCTAAATTAGCATCCgcattctttttctctaGATTTGGAACTCTTTCAAATGTAGATAGTTCATTTTGACAGCGGTCACACTGGCATAAGAAGCCCCAGTTAACTCTTAATTCCCTACGCCTCAACCTCACCCCATGTAAGGGATTGACGTACGTAATACGTATTTGTTCCCCCTTCTTTATTGGTTTCCTTGCATGCAACCTCAGTTCCTCATGTTCTTCTACTTGCTCAATATAGGCGTTTGGTTCACAATCATGGTTTATGAAGGAGATCCAATGATATACCTGGCCGTTATATTGATTGATATTGAACGTCCCGATCATGGTCAAAAATTTCTCGAAATCTATTTCTTCAGAAGCTTTTGGAAATGCACCGCAAAATAATTCGTAGCACTTCTCCCAAACAGTCTCGTCATCAATATTCTTCTCAACGCCCTTTTTGGTACCATTATCAGATTCCTCTTCAGTATGTACAGTTGTACCATTCAGTAAACTAAACGTACTGCCGATACCGCTGGCGTCTCTTAATTTAATTCTTTCCCTTTGTGAGATGCTTGCCAATTTTTGCCATTGCTCTTTGACCTCTCCTGTAGTATCCAAAAGCATGGATCCATATATAAGACCAACTGAAAAGGCAGCGGTAAAACAATATTTCTCACAGTAGTTAACAAATCTTTTCCAATTACCAGCATGAAGAATGTCTATTCTATTCGATCTCCATGAGTGGTATAAAAGCTCATGTAACGACGCATGTGcttttttacatttttcaCTGCACCAAATAGCTTTGCAAACTTCACAATCCAAATAATGGACCATAATTTTGTGCTGGGTCAAATCATATAGCGCCTTACCACATCGAGCACATGCCTTTCCATtagatattaaaaaaagcttGTCCAGTGGTGGAATATATACGATaggtttattttctttcaggATGATTTGGCCCTTGGAAAAATCTCTTTTAGCGAAAAGGCCCCTTCCATGTTCGTCATCAATAAATTTCACTTCGACCTTAGCATCAGAATCTAGGgcttttggaaaatgtattttatctttatatAGAGAAACGGTCTCTAGATCTGTGTCATAAAGATGGTGCTCATTTAGAATTTTTCGAAAACGAGAAGCACTCAATTTCCACGATTGATTTCTTTCCGTAATCCTGTCATAAAGATGCTGAATCGTAGCGTCTTCAGTTCCGGGCTCTTCCTTCCATAACAAAACTACGTCATCACAGATCTCTTCCTCTGTGGGAGTTATCTTTCGAAAATCAGAGCCATTTTCTGTACCATTATGCACTGCAGATTGATCGCTATCGTTTAAGGTTCCTATTTTGATAGTCAATGTCATTTTTGTGCCACTTTTCGTTATTTTGTATCAGTGCACGCTTGGTTATTTACCTATTTAGCTTCTATTGTTATATGGAGAAGTTCCCCATGATTATGatatcaagaaagaaaaagaaaaagaaaaataatacgaaaaaaaaaattacgaagctaaaataaaaaaaattacgGCAAGGAAAGGGTTTACTGATAAAATTTGTTATCATTCTTGCTAGTCAGTAAGAGCATATCTGCTCAAGTAGACAAGGGAAACTATCGCAGGTGGTCCGGAAAGTACTTGACAATCAAATGCTCGTCTGAAAGCCAATGAGGAAAACTTGTAGACTGtactaatttttcaagagaaagaaagataCCGTATGTTTGACTATTCTAACGAGATTTATGCTACAAACTCCTCGAGAAGCAAACTGAGGTAGAATTACCCACCCACAGCGCGATAAGTCACATTGGCGCCCTGGACTTGACGAATACTCCTATCAATAGTAAGGCTCGCAAACCGCCCGTCCATATCAAGCCATTAAATTCTGTTATTATCCTTAAAAGTGAAATGCGCACCACAAGCTTGATGGCATTTCCTTCTGCACTTCTCAAATTGATAGCATTGCCTTGCGAGCAGTAGATAATTTAGATAAAGTGTATCTTGCCAGGGCCTTCCCAGGCATTAACTAGATAATGTGTTCTTTTTTAGCTGAACTGTAAAGCGTAAATGTTAACGCTGGATAAGTACCGCGTGTACGGTTGATTGAATGATCTTACTGATAGAGGCCAGGCGGTTGATACTTTGTGCAGATTTCATACCGGCTGTCGCTATTATTACTGATGAATTGGCtctctttttgtttaaTGGCCCATCCGATCCATATTGCCTTCTTATGACTCAAAATTCTATTGTGTTTGCCGGTACCGGCCTTTaagctttgaaaaaaaaaaagcatctgaaaaaaatggcactATAAAGAGAGCTAGTGGTAACAACTACATGTTTTCGTTAGAATAAATCACCCTATAAACGCAAAATCAGCTAGAACCTTAGCATACTAAAACATGTTGCAGAGACATTCCTTGAAGTTGGGGAAATTCTCCATCAGAACACTCGCTACTGGTGCCCCATTAGATGCATCCAAACTAAAAATTACTAGAAACCCAAATCCATCCAAGCCAAGACcaaatgaagaattagTGTTCGGCCAGACATTCACCGATCATATGTTGACCATTCCTTGGTCAGCCAAAGAAGGGTGGGGCACTCCACACATCAAGCCTTACGGTAATCTTTCTCTTGACCCATCTGCTTGTGTATTCCATTATGCATTTGAATTATTTGAAGGTTTGAAAGCCTACAGAACTCCTCAAAATACTATCACCATGTTCCGTCCGGATAAGAACATGGCCCGTATGAACAAGTCTGCCGCTAGAATTTGTTTGCCAACTTTCGAATCTGAAGAATTGATCAAACTTACCGGGAAATTGATCGAACAAGATAAACACTTGGTTCCTCAAGGTAATGGTTACTCATTATACATCAGACCAACAATGATTGGTACATCCAAGGGTTTAGGTGTTGGCACTCCCTCCGAGGCTCTTCTTTATGTTATTACTTCTCCAGTCGGTCCTTATTATAAGACTGGTTTCAAAGCCGTACGTCTTGAAGCAACAGACTATGCTACAAGAGCTTGGCCAGGTGGTGTTGGCGACAAAAAATTGGGTGCTAACTATGCCCCATGCATCTTACCTCAACTACAAGCTGCCAAAAGAGGGTACCAACAAAATCTATGGTTGTTCGGCCCAGAAAAGAACATCACTGAGGTTGGTACTATGAACGTGTTCTTCGTTTTCCTCAACAAAGTCACTGGCAAGAAGGAATTGGTTACCGCTCCATTAGATGGTACCATTTTAGAAGGTGTTACCAGAGACTCTGTTTTAACATTGGCTCGTGACAAACTAGATCCTCAAGAATGGGACATCAACGAGCGTTATTACACTATTACTGAAGTCGCCACTAGAGCAAAACAAGGTGAACTATTAGAAGCCTTCGGTTCTGGTACTGCTGCTGTCGTTTCACCTATCAAGGAAATTGGCTGGAACAACGAAGATATTCATGTTCCACTATTGCCTGGTGAACAATGTGGTGCATTGACCAAGCAAGTTGCTCAATGGATTGCTGATATCCAATACGGTAGAGTCAATTATGGTAACTGGTCAAAAACTGTTGCCGACTTGAActaatgataatgaaggTAAACATCCCCTCCCCccccaaaaaaaaaaaacgagAATTCCTCTCAGAGGATCTGTTTTTCTCTCACTTTATTCACATAGATACATACTTTTTTACAATTCCTGTTGagtttatttattataaGAAATATTGgattactattattattatagCTTATGCAAGCCATTGTGCGGCTTCTTACgctttttgaaattgttgaCCTAACAACTTGGCAcattattgaatttcataGAGACTGCTTGTAATTTAGTTGCCAAGGTATCTCGCTGGACTTTACATGTAAAATGAATGCGGCAAGATACCCAAGAGAGTTGATtatgccaaaaaaaaaaaatctataAGGATATCCCTGGTATTTTCTGAAGAATAAATTCTAGCGTAGTTCAGAAGAGGTGCAAGTACAGTATGAATAATGGTATGCCTTCCATCATCGTGGCATACAGGTTCAGGCATGAAGAGATGATTATGTTCCCTCACCGGTCCATAATCCTGATTTAAACAGTTCATTAGTATATGTTCAGCCAACACAACAACGAGAAGCTTTGTAGTGAAAGTTTTCCACGATCTATATTTAGCATTCTAATTAGCGGCCCCAAGGGAACGTATATAAACATAAACAAACGGCACGAACTAAAGGGGCAAATTCAAGTTAACCCTTTTACACTCAGTACATCTTCAAAGCCAGTCTTCTGTCAATGGAAGAATCCAGAATGCCTAAAACTAGTTatttaaacaaaaattttgaatctGCTCACTATAATAACGTACGTCCCTCTTACCCTTTATCTTTAGTCAATGagataatgaaatttcACAAAGGCACACGCAAAAGTTTGGTTGATATTGGATGTGGCACAGGAAAAGCAACTTTTGTCGTTGAACCCTATTTTAAGGAAGTGATTGGGATTGATCCTTCTTCTGCTATGCTTTCGATTGCTgagaaagaaacaaatGAACGTAGATTAGATAAAAAGATTAGATTTATTAATGCGCCTGGTGAAGATTTATCCAGCATTCGACCAGAAAGTGTAGATATGGTTATTTCAGCAGAAGCCATCCATTGGTGCAATTTAGAAAGGCTGTTTCAGCAGGTTTCCTCTATATTACGAAGTGATGGAACTTTTGCATTCTGGTTTTATATTCAGCCGGAATTTGTGGACTTTCCCGAAGCCTTGAATGTATATTACAAATATGGATGGAGCAAGGATTATATGGGTAAATATCTGAACGACAACCAACGGGAAATTTTGTTGAATTACGGTGGTGAAAAGCTACGTTCTTTATTGTCAGATCGATTTGGAGATATTGAAGTCACAATTTACAGTCCTTCGGACCCAAATGCATCAACAGTAACGGCTGAAAACAGTCAGTTTCTCTGGAGAGCAGCTATTACTCTCAATCAATTTAAAGAGTTTGTGAAAAGCTGGAGCATATACACTTCTTGGGCTAGAGATAATCCCTCGAAACCGGATATTGCCGATATATTCATTAACGAGCTCAAAGAAATCTGTCATTGTGAAGATTTGAATGTACCTTTAAAAATAGAGTGGTCAACGTTTTATTACTTATGTAGGAAAAGAGAATGAGGTTTActaaattaaaagaaatatataaaaagctgatttttttctttttttaaatatttccCAAATGCtaataaatattaaaatatggcaaaaagaaaataaggtGTTGTTGCGCAGTTGGGAGTAATTTAAAACCGTCAACATATGCtctaaaaattttattggCTCTAAATTCCGACCTCTGAATGTAATTATGTTTTAAAGCGATACGTAAACTTGTTACTGTTAACATTAAAAGATAATGCAATCATGGTAACATAATAAAGtctcaaaaaattcttaaTATTAACTATAACATATGCACTTCAGAAAGCTGTTTCCGGATCATATCTCATTATAAAAAGCTCAatttatagaaaaataatgcGACAGTGCAAAGTAAACAACTAAATTTGGTGCCTACACCGCAAAACGATATCGAGTCTTAGAAGTATATACCTCACCACGTCTCAAAAGAACGCAGTCTCTCCATCCATCACGGTTGATTGCGTCAACATATCTGCCTTGTTCAACGGCAAAGCCAGATCTCGGCGTAAATCCATCACACAAGTTGTCACCTGTGTAAAATAGGACAGTTGGTTCTGTTGTTGAAACCTCCAATGAAAGTCGTGATGCCGGATGATAAGCCTTGAAGGCAGGGACGAGCTTGTTTACACTTACTGAGTCTGTcgttttcaaattcttattttcatcaacaaTGAAAGCGTAGTCATAAATCGGGCCATCATCCTGCAGAATGGTAGGTTTGGAGGAGTCAAAAGTagcaatttttctttgaacgATTTTACCGGTTGGAATTAGTGCTCCTTCGCTTACTTCCAATGATTTATCTGAGCAGAGCCTAACCTCCGTACCGCTAATGGATTTTTTATCCATAGTTTTGTTTAAATTGAAGTACGTGTGATTCGTCATGTTGATGGGAGTAGCCTCACCGCTGACCAGTTTTGCCTCGTATTCCAAGTCCAAGGTCATGTCAGCAACGTTCAATGTGTACTTTAAGTTTACAGCTAGATCTCCCGGAAATTCATTGGGCAGTGTGCGGTCATCCAATAACGTAAATTCAACAATGTAAAGGTCATCAAGAGGATTTTGGACTTTGGATGCCTTATACTTCTTGAGATGGAAGGAGCTGATGCTACTGTGGTTGGTGTTTCCACAATTGTTCACTGTCAACTGATGAGGTCCATCTTCCATACTGAACATGCCCTTGTAAATACGATTTGCATAACGGCCAACAGTAGCACCAATGTAGTTGTAGCCATCTGATATATAGCCATGAATATCAGGGTATCCTAGAACAATCGATTCGTTGTTCACTTTCAAGTCAAGCAAAGTAGCGCCAAGCTCTGAAATTGTTGCTTGAAGCTTTTTTGCATCACCAATAGTGATGACTTCATATTCACCGCCAGCCTTATTATTTGACATTATCACTTTTTGGCTTTTTAGGTGAATTTACTTATTGCAGTAACATAATGTACAATTGAGTTCCAGTACTTCGTAGTACATTCTGATTTTATATCTCAGAGCATCCAAGGTGTTTACGCATGAATAACCAAACCATGGAGGAGTTActtttacctttttttaaGATATTCAGCTAGTAACTAATTGTCGGAAAAACTTAACAGGTACAAGGCCATATTATCACGTAACAAACCTAATTTTTGTACGATATTAGTGCCCGAGAATTTCTCCGTAGCGTAATTTTCTGCGAGAATTTCTGCGCAGTGCAAAGATATGCGACCTGACACTCTTTACGAAACTTTACCCCTCCCCCACCTCCACCTGCATTTATCCCGTCAAAAAGTGTCAATCACCTGGATGCATAAGGAGGAAAAATTATTCCAAGGATGTTGGACAACGCGAATTTTGGAAGTGACTTCTCATAAGCTTCTGATCTCTACTATATTCTTGTAATTTGGTGGGGTAGTGCAGGCTTACTGTGCGATGAGCAAATCCAGCGTATTGCTCACAGCGATAGGCCTTTgaaatgatattgtttGAATGCAAAACGCAGAAATGATATTCAACTTCATAATCTCATTAAACAAGATAGCATGCCAATAgaattccattttttccGATTCTTAGGCCATTTACAACCAAGTATCAACTTTCGTATAATTTTATTTCCATAATTATACGCAAATGCTGC
This genomic interval from Saccharomyces cerevisiae S288C chromosome VIII, complete sequence contains the following:
- the SKN7 gene encoding kinase-regulated stress-responsive transcription factor SKN7 (Nuclear response regulator and transcription factor; physically interacts with the Tup1-Cyc8 complex and recruits Tup1p to its targets; part of a branched two-component signaling system; required for optimal induction of heat-shock genes in response to oxidative stress; involved in osmoregulation; relocalizes to the cytosol in response to hypoxia; SKN7 has a paralog, HMS2, that arose from the whole genome duplication), whose product is MSFSTINSNVNKTTGDSNNNTTENSSTADLLGMDLLQSGPRLMNTMQPNNSSDMLHINNKTNNVQQPAGNTNISSANAGAKAPANEFVRKLFRILENNEYPDIVTWTENGKSFVVLDTGKFTTHILPNHFKHSNFASFVRQLNKYDFHKVKRSPEERQRCKYGEQSWEFQHPEFRVHYGKGLDNIKRKIPAQRKVLLDESQKALLHFNSEGTNPNNPSGSLLNESTTELLLSNTVSKDAFGNLRRRVDKLQKELDMSKMESYATKVELQKLNSKYNTVIESLITFKTINENLLNNFNTLCSTLANNGIEVPIFGDNGNRNPTGNTNPATTTAIQSNNNTNNASPATSTVSLQLPNLPDQNSLTPNAQNNTVTLRKGFHVLLVEDDAVSIQLCSKFLRKYGCTVQVVSDGLSAISTLEKYRYDLVLMDIVMPNLDGATATSIVRSFDNETPIIAMTGNIMNQDLITYLQHGMNDILAKPFTRDDLHSILIRYLKDRIPLCEQQLPPRNSSPQTHSNTNTANSNPNTINEQSLAMLPQDNPSTTTPVTPGASISSAQHVQQGQQEQQHQIFHAQQQQQHHNAIANARSDVAIPNLEHEINTVPHSSMGSTPQLPQSTLQENQLS
- the SET5 gene encoding S-adenosylmethionine-dependent methyltransferase (Methyltransferase involved in methylation of histone H4 Lys5, -8, -12; S-adenosylmethionine-dependent; zinc-finger protein, contains one canonical and two unusual fingers in unusual arrangements; deletion enhances replication of positive-strand RNA virus), translating into MTLTIKIGTLNDSDQSAVHNGTENGSDFRKITPTEEEICDDVVLLWKEEPGTEDATIQHLYDRITERNQSWKLSASRFRKILNEHHLYDTDLETVSLYKDKIHFPKALDSDAKVEVKFIDDEHGRGLFAKRDFSKGQIILKENKPIVYIPPLDKLFLISNGKACARCGKALYDLTQHKIMVHYLDCEVCKAIWCSEKCKKAHASLHELLYHSWRSNRIDILHAGNWKRFVNYCEKYCFTAAFSVGLIYGSMLLDTTGEVKEQWQKLASISQRERIKLRDASGIGSTFSLLNGTTVHTEEESDNGTKKGVEKNIDDETVWEKCYELFCGAFPKASEEIDFEKFLTMIGTFNINQYNGQVYHWISFINHDCEPNAYIEQVEEHEELRLHARKPIKKGEQIRITYVNPLHGVRLRRRELRVNWGFLCQCDRCQNELSTFERVPNLEKKNADANLGVEKIDSNDSSEDGSKKSTGNRKSSMREAQPDLKEILKNGKEFELDIPETVDTQGNVRKTSVRFDSNVSVAVDER
- the BAT1 gene encoding branched-chain-amino-acid transaminase BAT1 (Mitochondrial branched-chain amino acid (BCAA) aminotransferase; preferentially involved in BCAA biosynthesis; homolog of murine ECA39; highly expressed during logarithmic phase and repressed during stationary phase; BAT1 has a paralog, BAT2, that arose from the whole genome duplication), translating into MLQRHSLKLGKFSIRTLATGAPLDASKLKITRNPNPSKPRPNEELVFGQTFTDHMLTIPWSAKEGWGTPHIKPYGNLSLDPSACVFHYAFELFEGLKAYRTPQNTITMFRPDKNMARMNKSAARICLPTFESEELIKLTGKLIEQDKHLVPQGNGYSLYIRPTMIGTSKGLGVGTPSEALLYVITSPVGPYYKTGFKAVRLEATDYATRAWPGGVGDKKLGANYAPCILPQLQAAKRGYQQNLWLFGPEKNITEVGTMNVFFVFLNKVTGKKELVTAPLDGTILEGVTRDSVLTLARDKLDPQEWDINERYYTITEVATRAKQGELLEAFGSGTAAVVSPIKEIGWNNEDIHVPLLPGEQCGALTKQVAQWIADIQYGRVNYGNWSKTVADLN
- the CRG1 gene encoding S-adenosylmethionine-dependent methyltransferase (S-AdoMet-dependent methyltransferase involved in lipid homeostasis; mediates resistance to a drug cantharidin), giving the protein MPKTSYLNKNFESAHYNNVRPSYPLSLVNEIMKFHKGTRKSLVDIGCGTGKATFVVEPYFKEVIGIDPSSAMLSIAEKETNERRLDKKIRFINAPGEDLSSIRPESVDMVISAEAIHWCNLERLFQQVSSILRSDGTFAFWFYIQPEFVDFPEALNVYYKYGWSKDYMGKYLNDNQREILLNYGGEKLRSLLSDRFGDIEVTIYSPSDPNASTVTAENSQFLWRAAITLNQFKEFVKSWSIYTSWARDNPSKPDIADIFINELKEICHCEDLNVPLKIEWSTFYYLCRKRE
- a CDS encoding aldose 1-epimerase superfamily protein (Putative aldose 1-epimerase superfamily protein; non-essential gene; highly expressed under anaeorbic conditions) translates to MSNNKAGGEYEVITIGDAKKLQATISELGATLLDLKVNNESIVLGYPDIHGYISDGYNYIGATVGRYANRIYKGMFSMEDGPHQLTVNNCGNTNHSSISSFHLKKYKASKVQNPLDDLYIVEFTLLDDRTLPNEFPGDLAVNLKYTLNVADMTLDLEYEAKLVSGEATPINMTNHTYFNLNKTMDKKSISGTEVRLCSDKSLEVSEGALIPTGKIVQRKIATFDSSKPTILQDDGPIYDYAFIVDENKNLKTTDSVSVNKLVPAFKAYHPASRLSLEVSTTEPTVLFYTGDNLCDGFTPRSGFAVEQGRYVDAINRDGWRDCVLLRRGEVYTSKTRYRFAV